GTGCATCCGAGTGTGTACGGAGTATCTCAATATTTATCTGTGTACAGAGTTGTGTCTAAATATCTACTGTAGCTGCATGTGCTGAGATTTAATCAATCATGTGTACATGCagatcaaagtgtgtgtgtgtgtgtgtgtgtgtgtgtgtttgtctactGCTCGCTGTTCCGGTGCCAACCGGCAGCTTTTAAATAACTTCACACTGTGAAAGCGCATGGTCAAACAGAACGTCACGGAAGCCTGCAAGTCTGCACTGAGGGTAAAGAAACCCCAGAGAGTCACATGTCCTTTGACACACAaacctgtctcacacacacgcacacactggaaTCCTTCTGCTACTATATTCACCCCACAGTTATACTAAAGCCATTGATGTGTTAATGCATGTTTGggtttgagtgtgtttgagtgtgtgtgtgtgtgtgtgtgtgtgtgtgtgttcaggagtcACCTCAACCTCCTGGAGCCGTCTGCAGGCAACTCTTTAAAGGCACTAAAATCGGGGAAAatctatttcttttttccccctctagcAATTCATGCTATGGGAGCGAGGCTCTTATTGTGAAAGCCGGCTCCTACAGGACGTGGATGTGAGTGGCAGGAGTGTGGAGACGGTTCACGTCTGCAGTCACACTCCACTGTCGACGTAAGACTCGGACGTGCGTTCACACGGAAACAATTAATCTGCACGGTAGGAAACTCGTTcgacgtggcggcggcgggatCTGGAGAGGGAAGATTCTtctgtgcaaaaacaaaaaataaaagtttaccTTCTATGTGCAGCACAGCATGAATTAAGTGCATGTCGACGAGCTCGCCTACACTCCCGTCTCCCCCTCTTCGCTCGCtttaagtaaaataaaatacaacaaaaaaaacaggtcgAACACGCGactctgtggggggggggaaaggcaCCAGACGTGCACAGGCAGGACGAGTCTCACCGCGGGTCACTTCCTGTGCTTCAGTTCAAACAGACGTGGAAAGACTGGTTCGTAGGATCagtgaggaggtggagcagagtgagggtggggctggggggtgaggggggggggatcaggTGAGCATGGGGACGTCGTCCTCCGACGTGGTGTCCTCCGACAGGGGGATGAGCAGCACCTCGTcgtctgaggtggaggaggaggaggaggagaaggagggggaggcggaCAGCGGCATGGAGTtggtggaggcggaggaggagggcgacgCCCGGAAGAGGGAGATGCTCAGGCCCAGCGTGTGGAAGATGGAGGCCAgagaggggctgctggggggCACGGCCACGGGGGGCGTGTGGGCAGCGGCCGGGGGCGGAGCCGGGGGGGCgtagggaggagggggagtggAAGCGGGCggcgggaggaggggaggaggaggcggcagcaGGGGAGGCGGCGCctcctgttgttgctgctgctgctgcggcggcggctccggctGAGACGGCAGGCCCAGTTTCTGAGGAACCGGCTGGTTCACCGCCTCCACGGCCGACGAGGAGCCGGCGGGCGCCAGCAGCGGCGCCTCCTGGCCGGGGGCCGCCGCCGCGTCCGACGGCTGCTGGCCGCCGGCGCCCCCAGAGGACGACTGAGCCGGTCTGGACGGCGGTCTGGGGATCAGGCCCCACCTCCTCATGCGGCGCACGGCCCGGCGGACGAACCGGGGCCGGCGCCTGCGGTGAGGGGAGCTGGCGGCGTCCTgacggagcagctggaggattcctctcagagacagagacgacGTCTGAGGAAGAGGGAGACACAGAAAAGTTCCGCGTTGTTGAAAACAACGTCTGTTCACACACGGAAAtgccagaaacactgaaaacagttttcatgttgaagcCTGTTCAGTCTTGTAATACAAGTTTGAGCCACCAGGTGGCGTTTTGAGTCACTCAAAGAAGCAGCGACATTCACGTGCTTATTATAAAGAAAACAGCCTGTAGAAAATAATCACTGCTTCCTCACAGAAAGTAAACATCAGCAGTGAGAGACTTGTTTTCACATTCAAACCTCCGCCTCAAACGCCCGGGCGGCCCTGCTGCTCACCTCGTTGGGGTTTTCGGTGGGGAAGTCCTCCACCGGCGGGATGATGCCCTGTGCGATCAGCTGCCCGTAGGAGGGAGGGGCCTGCTGCTGGATCAGCTCGGCTTCCTGACGGCTGATTGGAGCAAACATgctacagagaaaaacacagtaaaGTCAATGAGTATCTAATAAAACCACCGTTTCATTTACTGTTCAGTTCACTGTGTGAATtttttgcttggtggtttaaCGGTCCAGACTGGAGCCTTTCATGGGCCACTTCTGGctcacaggccttatgtttgacacccccgttTCAAACCGTACAGATACGAATTCCTGAGAAATGTTCCTCCTGCCTCATGTTTCAGTCTCGCTCTATATATAAACCTGCTTCACACAATCCTCACATTGACTCTCAGTCAGGAGCAGAAAATCGTCACGGACGTGAGAGCACACATGACGCGGCTCGCTCGGCGCCGAGCGATGGTGaagaggggaaaacaaagaGTCTCTTCACCAAACGTCGACACGCCGCGTGTTTCATGTGACCCGGGTGGAGCGGCGGAGCTACCTGTACTCTCGGGTCCGGAGCGAGTACAGCTTGCAGGTGCAGCCCATGGCGATGACCAGCAGCAGGCCGCAGACCAGGCTGCCCACCGTCGCCGCCGTGATCACCTTGCGCGGCAGGATGACGGTGCAGTTGAGCTCGTCTGTGCCGTCCTTGCAGTCCACCTGGCCGTCGCAGCGCCAGCTCTCGAACACGCACCTGCAGAGGGAACAGTGAGGGAGGGGCATtcatgttcatttttttgtcttttcgtGAATCTTGCAGTCGCAGGTCACGCGGTGCTTCCTGACCTGTCGCTGTCGCAGTGGAACGTCCCCGGCTGGCACACCGTGCAGTCCCTCTCGTCGCTGCCGTCGGCGCAGTACAGCTGGTAGTTGCACCTCTCGGTCACCGGGTAGCACACGGGCCTGCTGGGGAAGTGGCCGGCCGCCGCGGCGCGCTGGCCCGCCACGCCGCAGGCGAACTGGCTCTGGCTGCAGCCGCGGCAGCCCTCCTCGTCCCGGCCCGTCTCGGGGCAGTCCCACTTCCCGTCGCAGCGCTGCTCCTGGGTGAAGCAGCCGCCCGCCGGCCCGCCGCACCGCCCCTCCCAGGGCGGGCAGTAGCTCCCCACGTGGAAGGTGGCGTTGAAGCCGCTGCCGTCCGAGCCCACCAGCCTCTTGTAGACCAGCGACATCAGGCCGGTGTGGGACTCCACCTGCACCGACTTGAAGTTGGAGGCGCTGGTGATCTGTGGAAAACCAGAGAAAccgtcattaaaaaaatacttccaGAGATTACTATGCTCGGACAGGAGTTACTCACGATCTTGATGATGTCTCCCTTGCCGCGCTCGCGGTCGTACACGGTGAGCCTGTCCCCGGCGCCCAgcaccagctgctgcaggtccagcCTCAGCGGCCTGGAGTCCtgagggtccagggtccagatgCACAGGAGGGCCGGGCCCCGAGAGGCCGGCGGGGAGAAGGTGCCGTAGAAGGTCCGGAGCAGGCCTCCGCACGGCCAGTCCACAGCGGCGGGCGTGACGGCGGGTTGATCCTCGTCCCGGTCCGCCGTCTTGGGCAGCGGCCACGGCTCGGACACGGCGGGTCTCTGGGTGGGCGGAGCCCGGTCCACCGAGTTCCGCCTGTTGTTGTCCTCGTCGCGGCTCTTCTCCGTATACATGGcggtttgtttcttttcctcctgcGTGTCCTCGGCCGTTGGAAGAAAGAGGTCGTCCGACTCGGCGTCGCAGTCCTGCTCGTCCGTGCCGAGGCCCAGGCCTTCGCCCAGACACTCCACCTGGCCGTTACAGCGCCAGGAGAGCGGGATGCACCGACCGCGGCGGCACTCGAACGACGTCTCGGGGCAGTCTCCAGAGTCTGGGAACAAAACAAAGACGCTCAGATAAACATCTGATGAGAAATACTGGAAGTTGAAGCATTAAACACAAGAGGATGAGCTTCCAGCGAACCTCGAGCGTAGCTCAGGAGGAAGGATGAAACGGGGAACAGATGGGGCAGGAAGTGGTGCACCACCGTAATGTTTCCCCCCGGAAACTCGATGGGCTGCGGCAGCTTGGGGCCGCAGAGGACCACCGGCTCCCCGCCAGCCGACGACTTTATGGACACCCATTCCTTTTTGCATCGGGCCGAAAACTGAGAGAAGCTGCGGAAGCGATcggtagaaagaaaagtagcgTCAATGACTGAATAACGTCCGTTTGGGGAACCCTGACACAC
The nucleotide sequence above comes from Salarias fasciatus chromosome 3, fSalaFa1.1, whole genome shotgun sequence. Encoded proteins:
- the lrp10 gene encoding low-density lipoprotein receptor-related protein 10; amino-acid sequence: MTVKHHLSALLVFSVIACSRFQSAVSYARCGHSLQVLDSPVGEIRSSAYHSWSYRFGSTYDCWVIKGPEDEPVVLSFSQFSARCKKEWVSIKSSAGGEPVVLCGPKLPQPIEFPGGNITVVHHFLPHLFPVSSFLLSYARDSGDCPETSFECRRGRCIPLSWRCNGQVECLGEGLGLGTDEQDCDAESDDLFLPTAEDTQEEKKQTAMYTEKSRDEDNNRRNSVDRAPPTQRPAVSEPWPLPKTADRDEDQPAVTPAAVDWPCGGLLRTFYGTFSPPASRGPALLCIWTLDPQDSRPLRLDLQQLVLGAGDRLTVYDRERGKGDIIKIITSASNFKSVQVESHTGLMSLVYKRLVGSDGSGFNATFHVGSYCPPWEGRCGGPAGGCFTQEQRCDGKWDCPETGRDEEGCRGCSQSQFACGVAGQRAAAAGHFPSRPVCYPVTERCNYQLYCADGSDERDCTVCQPGTFHCDSDRCVFESWRCDGQVDCKDGTDELNCTVILPRKVITAATVGSLVCGLLLVIAMGCTCKLYSLRTREYSMFAPISRQEAELIQQQAPPSYGQLIAQGIIPPVEDFPTENPNETSSLSLRGILQLLRQDAASSPHRRRRPRFVRRAVRRMRRWGLIPRPPSRPAQSSSGGAGGQQPSDAAAAPGQEAPLLAPAGSSSAVEAVNQPVPQKLGLPSQPEPPPQQQQQQQEAPPPLLPPPPPLLPPPASTPPPPYAPPAPPPAAAHTPPVAVPPSSPSLASIFHTLGLSISLFRASPSSSASTNSMPLSASPSFSSSSSSTSDDEVLLIPLSEDTTSEDDVPMLT